GCCATGCATCTTAAACGCCATACCGCTGGTAGTGCAGGCGCCGGACAGGTTACCGTCGGCGTCCATGGCCACCATGCCTATGGTATCGTGGTTGTACACATTCCCGGGGAGCATCAGCGGATTGAATGCGGTAGCGCCGTTGGTGGGTGTGTACGATTTGTTTTCAATGTTGATAATTGGCTTGTATTCGGAAGTTTTGAGCCATTCCTTCCAGGCTTTTTCCGATTCCGGTGTAAGGAGGTTCTCTTTCTGGAATCCGTTGGCGAGTGCAAACTGCAGTGCGCCGTCACCTACCAGCATTACATGCGGTGTTTTCTCCATTACCATGCGTGCAACAGAAATAGCATGTGTTACATGTTCCAGGGCACCTACGGATCCGCAGTTGCCATGTTCATCCATGATGCAGGCATCGAGCGTAACACGGCCGTCGCGGTCCGGAAAACCGGCGAAACCAACGGTATGGTTATTGGGATCGGCTTCCGGCACTCTGACACCCGCTTCCACAGCGTCCAGCGCGCGACCGCCCTTTTTCAGAATTTCCCAGGCCGCAGCGTTGGCAGCGCGTCCGAAATCCCATGTAGATACCACAATCGGCTTACCTTTTACAGGTTTGCCTTTTCCCTGGGAGCGTGCAACCGTTCCCGTTACTCCGTCCAAAGAGAAAACAGCGGCACTAAGGGCCGCTGTTTTCAGGAATCTTCTTCTGTTATTAGTCATAAAATAGCTTTTAAGTTAGCTGCCAGCAGCAAGCTGCTAGTCCTTCATCTCCCAGGCCAATGCGCTTGCTCCAAGGATAGCGGCATCGCTTTCTTTCAGTTCGGAGAACAGCAATTTAACTTTATTCTGGAATATGGGGAGCAGGTTCTTTTCCATGTGTTCCCTTACCGGTTTCATGATGAGGTCGCCGGCTTTGGTAAGACCACCGAAGAGGATAATTGCTTCAGGGCTGGAGAACATCACGAAGTTGGCGAGTGCTTCACCGAGTATCTTACCGGTGAACTCGTATACCTCCATTGCCAGCGGATCGCCTTCCATAGCTGCTTCATAGATCAGTTTGGAGTTGATTTCCTCCTTGCTGTGACTACGCATGCTGCTGAGCGTATCCGGGCGGTTGGCCAGGAATTCCAGTGCGGTGTTGGTAACGCCGGTAGCAGAAGCATATGCTTCCAGTGAGCCATGCGCACCGGTACCAGGATGGTAACGGCCTCCGGGAAGTACGATACAGTGACCGAGCTCGCCTGCAAAACCGTCGTGCCCGTATATGAGCTGACCATTAGCAACGATACCGCTGCCTACGCCGGTGCCGAGGGTGATCACAATGAAATCTTTCATCCCTCTGGCGGCGCCGTAGATCAGTTCACCCAATGCCGCCGCATTAGCGTCGTTGGTTAAAACGGTTGGCAAACCGAATTTCTGTTCCAGCAGGCTGGCCAGTGGCACCACCCCTTTCCAGCGCAGATTCGGAGCATATTCGATGTTACCGGTATAGTAGTTGCCGTTAGGCGCCCCTACCCCAATACCTTTAATCTGTTCAATACCACCTACTTCTTCGATCAGTTTCGACATATGTCCGTGAAGCTCATCCAGAAAGCCATTCACGTCTTCATGCTGGTTGGTCAACATCCGACCATCACATAAAATATTACCTCTTCTGTCTACAATAC
The genomic region above belongs to Chitinophaga sp. 180180018-3 and contains:
- a CDS encoding N(4)-(beta-N-acetylglucosaminyl)-L-asparaginase is translated as MTNNRRRFLKTAALSAAVFSLDGVTGTVARSQGKGKPVKGKPIVVSTWDFGRAANAAAWEILKKGGRALDAVEAGVRVPEADPNNHTVGFAGFPDRDGRVTLDACIMDEHGNCGSVGALEHVTHAISVARMVMEKTPHVMLVGDGALQFALANGFQKENLLTPESEKAWKEWLKTSEYKPIINIENKSYTPTNGATAFNPLMLPGNVYNHDTIGMVAMDADGNLSGACTTSGMAFKMHGRVGDSPIIGAGLYVDNEVGAATSTGVGEEVIKIVGSHLVVELMRQGYPPEKACKEAVERIVKRSPSKAKEIQVGFLALNKKGEHGAYCLQKGFNYAACTSDTSNVLIDGKHYF
- a CDS encoding ROK family protein, whose translation is MSQQLAVGIDIGGTNTKFGIVDRRGNILCDGRMLTNQHEDVNGFLDELHGHMSKLIEEVGGIEQIKGIGVGAPNGNYYTGNIEYAPNLRWKGVVPLASLLEQKFGLPTVLTNDANAAALGELIYGAARGMKDFIVITLGTGVGSGIVANGQLIYGHDGFAGELGHCIVLPGGRYHPGTGAHGSLEAYASATGVTNTALEFLANRPDTLSSMRSHSKEEINSKLIYEAAMEGDPLAMEVYEFTGKILGEALANFVMFSSPEAIILFGGLTKAGDLIMKPVREHMEKNLLPIFQNKVKLLFSELKESDAAILGASALAWEMKD